ACCGCATCGCCATGCTTGCCGGCGATCGTCTGGGCAGCGAATTGCACCGGCGCATCAAACAGGTCAGCCGTGAAGCGCATCATCTGCATGCCTTCGTGCGCTTCGTGCCATTACCCGAAACGTTGGCCGAACGACTGCAGTTGGACCTGGTCGCCTATCACGAACCCGCGCACGACATCCTGCACAGTGCCAGTGCGCATTTCGCCGACCGCCTGGGCCGCCAACGCTGGTTGATCGCCACCCCCAATGATGGCATCCGCTTCGACGGCCAGGCCTTCGACTATCGGCGCCACTGCCCCGAGGACTGGCGGCAATGGGCACGTAACGCAGACGACCCCGGCGCCGAACTGTGGCGCACCTACTATCGCCACACCTTCAACCCCGCCCGCCTCAACCCGGACGCGCTGCGCCTGCACATGCCAGGGCGGTTCTGGCGGTATTTGCCGGAGGGGATGCTGATACCGCAGCTTGAAGGCTTGGCGCGACAGGGTAAACAGCGGGATGGGCAGGCGGTGGAAGTGGCCGCACAGCGCGGTAAGCGGATCAGCAAGGTTGAATGAAACCTTATTTGCGCTTCTTTTTGCTGGGTTTAGCGGGAGCGGTTTCGAAAGCCTCGGGGGGAGCAGGTGCTGCGCGGACATTGAATACGCGGCAGACCACAAACCAGCAAAGTGCGAGGGTAAAGTTGTAAGGGAATAACACGGCCCAAAAAGGTAATTGCCAGTTCTTTTTGCCCTGCATTTCGCCGGGCTCGCCGGTTCGCCAAGGGGCGTAGTGCCGCCAGGCTTCTACGGGCGTCAAGCAGATGGCGTGAAGCGGCCGATACCACCAGTTGGGTTCGCCGGGAGGCGGTAGCTTATCCGGGCCGTGGTCCATGAAGTGGCGCAGGTATTCCCACACTTCGGCAACGTGTTTGATGCCGGGTTCGGTGGGTTCGTTGCTGTCGACCCAGAGGCAGTCTTTCTGGTGGAGGCTACCGTCTTTTCTACGGGGGGCGAATGCCAATGCGTAACTGGTGCTGAAAGAAGATCCTCCAAATTCCGTGCGCTTGAACAACCCACCCCCGATATTGTTCCAGTCAAACACCATCAAGGTATTTATACGCTGATAGTAGATCTTTTTAGCGGTACGATTTAGATGAATTCCCGATAAATTTCGGATGAGAAAAATTCGATAGACCAAAAAAGGGCTAAAAATAAAAGGCGTAAATATGTAAAGCCCAACCGACACTGCATCGGATAAAATAACATCTCGATACTGAGCACTTAGAACATCCGAGTAGGTAACAACCGCCAAAATCAATATCATAGCCGTATACAACTTAGCCATAAAAACCGAGTCAGCCACCCACGGATTACGTAGAACCAGAATATCTTTACTACAGCTTGCCACCTGCCCCTTTATCGCAAGCACATAATCCGTCTTTACTTGCGGATCAAAAAACCACATTATTGCCATAACTACTTCTCAAGATTGAAATACGCAACCGACTCAGCATCTTCATCCAAGCCGAAGTTTGGCCGATATACAAACATGAGCGTGACATGTTCGCGAGACTGACTTTCTGTCTTCACGCTAACTACCAAGCCACCGCTAACCTCATAA
The sequence above is drawn from the Pseudomonas putida genome and encodes:
- a CDS encoding DUF6708 domain-containing protein — protein: MAIMWFFDPQVKTDYVLAIKGQVASCSKDILVLRNPWVADSVFMAKLYTAMILILAVVTYSDVLSAQYRDVILSDAVSVGLYIFTPFIFSPFLVYRIFLIRNLSGIHLNRTAKKIYYQRINTLMVFDWNNIGGGLFKRTEFGGSSFSTSYALAFAPRRKDGSLHQKDCLWVDSNEPTEPGIKHVAEVWEYLRHFMDHGPDKLPPPGEPNWWYRPLHAICLTPVEAWRHYAPWRTGEPGEMQGKKNWQLPFWAVLFPYNFTLALCWFVVCRVFNVRAAPAPPEAFETAPAKPSKKKRK
- a CDS encoding TIGR03915 family putative DNA repair protein yields the protein MGMIALDCDDCFTTWRDQARVLLGHGIDPAEVTWSQGPIADLLAVPAPLPEGPGPFRGKVPAALLNHLEQAARYRGEQRWNLLYEVLWRVAHGDRIAMLAGDRLGSELHRRIKQVSREAHHLHAFVRFVPLPETLAERLQLDLVAYHEPAHDILHSASAHFADRLGRQRWLIATPNDGIRFDGQAFDYRRHCPEDWRQWARNADDPGAELWRTYYRHTFNPARLNPDALRLHMPGRFWRYLPEGMLIPQLEGLARQGKQRDGQAVEVAAQRGKRISKVE